The window TAATTTGATTGCTGGTGTCCACTATAATTTCCAGAGTCATTACAGCTCCCACCACCATAGTTACCTCCACcaaaatttcctccttcattGTAACCATCatatcctcctcctccaccaccaccatatcCACCTCCTTGGTTTCCATAGCCTGGTCCACCACCACCATAGCCTCCTCTACTGCTGTAACCAGGACCACCACCATAGttgccaccatcacctccaaatTCATTAtacccaccatcaccacctccataactacctctgctgccaccacctccaccaccatagcctcctcttccaccaaagTTTCCACCATGACCCAAattacctccaccacctccaaagTCCCCTCCACGGCCCATAAAATTGCCAGATCCACCTCCACAGCCTCTCTGTGATCCAGCAGACTGCATCTCTTGTTTAGAAAGGGCCTTTTTCACTTCACAGTTATGCCCATTAATAGTGTGGTATTTCTGAACAACAATTTTATCAACTGGGTCATGGTCATCAAAAgtcacaaaagcaaatcctctcttTTTCCCACTCTGCCTGTCTTCCATAACTTCTATGGTTTCAATCTTGCCATACTTTTCAAAGTAGTTTCTCAGGTTATACTCTTCTGTATCCTCTTTAATACCACCAACAaagattttcttcactgttaaatGGGCACCAGGCTTTACAGAATCCTCTCTAGAAACTAGTCTCTTTGGTTCCACCACACGCCCATCAACTTTGTGTGGCCGAGCACACATAGCAGCATCCACCTCTTCAACACAAGAGTAGGTCACAAAACCAAAGCCCCCGGAACGTTTTGTTTGGGGATCTCTCATTACCACACAGTCTGTAAGTGTGCCCCATTTCTCAAAATGTTCTCTTAAGCTATCATCTGTGTTTTCAAAGCTCAGACCACCAATAAACAGTTTCCTCAACTGTTCTGGTTCCTTTGGATCATGGTCTTCCATTTTGAGACCAGACTCGCCTCTTCCAACTCGAGTTCAATATCACCACTTTCCTTCTTAAAGTTGCCTATctctggtattttgttataataaCTGAAACCTAACATAAGGGGACTAATTACCACCTGAAAtttcaacacacatatacattgtgTCATGTGGATATCAGTATCTCCTCATTTATCAGTTCTTTACAGTGGAGCATTTGAAATTCTCCTTTTGGGGGGGGATGTGGATTGCATTTTTGCTATCCTTACTCACTCTGGTAAGCAATAGCTTACCAGAGCCTTCTATCCCTACCTGTAACTCACCCCTCACCGGCCAAGCCTCCCTCTGTCACATTCTACTCAGCCTCAGCTAAGTTTAAATGAGATCACTGAAacacaaatgttaagaaaatgataaaagagGTGGTGCACTCTAGTGACTGAACTCTAGAAAATGCTGGATTCGCCCCTCCGGAATGGGAGCTCTGCCATGGATCAGAAGATGGTGGTGGGAAGTCCCTCTAGCCTCCACCTAGAGCCGAAATGGGCGATGTAGGCACCGAGAAAGAACTATTGCTAGCTCCTCTGGCTGGAAGTTTAGGAAGACACAACCGCTAATGGGTACCTAGGAACCCCACATGATGCCAAAGACCCCATGACCAAGCCAGCACATCTGGCTATGTCTCCTGGGAGAGGGTTCTCAAGCGGAGCCTTCAGTGCCTCACCCAGTCCCATTTTCCCACAGAGAAAGCCCTGGGGAGTGAAGCATTGGACCAACAGCCCAGCTGTGTAGCCTGACAGGCAGCAATTACCTCTGAAATGCTACGTTATTTCCTCTCACTGGTGGCTTTTACCCACCTTGTCAAGCTGCTCATGGGCTACAAAGCACTTCAGCCCATCAGTGCAGCCCATTAGGAGAAGAGAGTGGCAGCAGAGCCAGCCCACAGCAGCCTGGCACCGAGCCTGGCCAATGGTGGGCGTTTGACAAATAAATGGATTAACCCACCTCAGAGTCAGCTCTGGGGGGAAGTGGTGGGTGCCACAGACTTAGCTTGGCTGCGTGACCTTTTAGACCCCTCTGGCCTGACTCACAGCTGAGCATCTGCTTATCTACTTCCCTCCTCCTTGCCCACTGGCTGTGAGCCATCTCACAGAGAGTTGGCCTCCCCTCCAAGTCCTCCAGCAGATCCGGATCAATAGGGAGCTGTGTGCTTCCGCCCCTCCACACCTACCCTGTCACTCAATCATTCAGAAATGATTCATGGAGGGCTAACCAAGAAAAGAACGCTATTCAACACTGCTGAACACTGGATGCGGAGAACATTTAAGAAACACTCAGGAAACAGTGCCTGTTGACATTGACTGTGCACCAGAATGGATAGGTGCTCTTGCGACGTGCCTCCTGGTCTATGTAAGTAAGTGTCTCTTTACAGCTGCCCACGGAGAACATGACAGAGGCACATCTCTGGTGGGCATCTGCCCCACACCTTCCCTAGTTGTAAAATAGATGCTTTCAGGAAGATGGCATGGGTAACAGTTGAAATTTCAAAATGGATACAACTTCCAACATAGACCCCTGCTGCTGGCTATTGAGATACCATGTCGGGCATTCTCCATGTAACCAGCAGTCCTTTGGAAGATGGATAGAGTTCTGGGTGACTGGGGAAGCCACACTTTCAAGGCAGAAGACTGGTGAGGAGCAGTTCTGCAAGCAAGGTGGAAGCAGAGTATTTCATGGAAGCTGGAACATCCACTATTCATTGTAAGGCATTCTAATCTCAGAAAAGTTCAAACAAAACAGCTATGCTTACTTTCTCGATTAAGCGATACTTTTCTCTGTTTTAACAATGTGTATTCGGTGAAAATCTCAGGGCCCACCAGGGTCTTCTTCACAAGCTCAGGCCAAAGCTTTGGGGACATCCCATATTCTTCGTTCCCAGCTCACGTAGTTCCTTGAAGCTCCAGAGAAAAGTAAGACcaactctcccctcccttcctctttcctcctggaGCAATGATAACTCTGCATTTGGGATAACCCTCAGTGCTGGAGAAGAACTTTACACACACTGGACTGACTACTATAACTCCAATGTGCTGCCAAGGCTCACAGATGGGGGACTGCCACACTCAAAAGTTTCGTTTAATCAGAATGTGCCACACTCCCCTGGACCCAGGTAGGAAAACTGCTCATAAAGAAAGACGCTTGTACAGAAGACCACACATGTGTGGGGAGGGAGGTCATAGATCACCTGAACACACAGTGAGAAGAAGTCTGTTTCACATGTTGATCTGTTTGTTCTAAGATTTCAAAGCCTTCTGTGTTCTCTTCTTCATGCAGAAGGGCCCTGTCTCCTGCCTGTGGGCTTCCTCCTAAGGCCTGCTGAGCCCGAGTTTGGCTTTGCTGTTACATATGAGTCACGGATTTGGATGAGCTTGATTATTTGGTAGGCTTCATTCTGTGCTTTCCAGTCTCTGTCTTACTTAGACCATCGTCCCTGGGGCAAATCCTGTGTCTGTTTGTCTTATACAGTCCCAAAAAGACACCAATGCTGAGCAAGAAAGTAAGCAGAGATATGAGATGGGGTCTACGTTTTATAGCAAGTTCATCTATCAGTGTTTGGACACTGGCACAGAGTCAGTTATCATGTATTAACTTGCTCCTGGTGGCATTTTAGTGCATTTAGAAAAGACTCCCTTCttctccacatgcacaccctgCCAACACATAGGGCTAGCACAATCAAGACACTTGAAACCAAACTCACCTTCCTCTTGAACCCTAAAGACTCCTGGACACAATACCAATTATATTTCTTCATTAAACGATGATTATACCAAATAGGTTTTATCAGAGGCAAACTTTGGTAAAACAAAAGTATCTTATGTGAAATCTTAGGTTGTTGAATGTTTTCATATAAGGTATCATATATGCTTTCTATATGATGTAAAAGACTAGGTCAGACATCATTCTCATTTTTAAAGGTGGGTAAATAGATTTGCAGAAATATGAGGTGAAATTTTATCAATGCAAGGTCAGGAAAGAGATGATGGggatggaggggaaagaaagaagcaaggaaAAGATTGGGGAAAGGgtagatggaaaaaagaaaaagagaaaaaggtaggCTGAGGgagtggctcagttgataaagtatTTGCAGTGCACACAAGCAGGAaggtccccagaactcacataaagccAAAAACCCAGGAGCAAGCGCCTTTAATCTCTCTGTTGAGGAGGCATTTCCCTGGAAATGACTGGTCATCCTCCCTAGTGGAatcagaatcagtgagctccaggttcagtgagaaacgctgtttcaaaaaccaaggaGGAAAAGGGCTCAACTTCTAGTTTCCACGCATACACTCATGTGTGTGCTTTTGGGTACAcgctcacaccacacacacatggaaaaaagGAAGTCTGAAACTGTTTCTTTAGCAGAGCATTCTTCAGCCCATTTGGTGGCAGCAGCAAGTTCAGCACTAACAGTTGTGTTAGCAGTAGCGCTAATGGCAATAACAGGAGTATTGGTAGCAAAACAGCAGTAATTGTGGCGACAGTAGTGACACCATTGGCTTGCCTCTCTTTTATACCAAAGATTCTCCCATGGGACTTTCATATGCAATGTTTTAAGGTTCATCCTTCAAACCTGGGATAATTATAATGGCTCCATTCACAAGAAGGCAGCTGAGACTCGGGGTGATCACCCTTTTCCAAATTGCATAGCATCTAACAAGGTCATCTCTGGCCTTTGACATAATGGATTCTGCCCTGGGACTGTCATCAACCTATtttagcttttccttttcttctgagcAGCTAGTGGCTTCCACCCTGCACCCTTCCAGAACCATATACTGCATCTGGGAGGAAATTTGAAGAGGGGAACTCAGAACAGACACACAGGTGAAGTTAGAGCCAGACACTAGATCACAGAAGGGTCTTAGAGGAATTCCCCTGCGAGAGGGCAGGCTCTCTAAAAGTGGCCTGGCTTAGAGGTTCCCAAGGAGGGATTAGCACCCAGCAATAAAGAAGGTGAGGGTTCTATAGACTTGCTCCTTTTGCTGATGGTGTCTCTCTGGCTATATCAACTCTGCCTTCATGGGGAAGTCTCACCTGTGGCTTGATGGTCGTGATTCTTATTTTCCCATTGTCTATCTGCATTTAGACCTTCTGGCCTAAGAAGTGGTGCTTCAGGGCTTCAAAATGGGACGGGTATCATAGACTCCACTACAAGCATGCAGCTCTACCCCAGGAAACCCAGGCCACAGCAGTAGGTAAAAGGCCCCTTGAGCAGATATTGTAAGGAATCTCAGGAATCCCCATAGTTTCTGCAATTACTGCATGTTACTGAAGTGATGgtaaaacagagagaaacagtgcCTAAGTAGGGGAGTATATTACATTTTGTGGAAATAGCAATACCTATATGAAATCCTTGACCTCGGGTGGGTTTGCATCcccccttcagaaaaaaaaaaatcacagaacacACAGccctttcctgagtgctggaacttcCCAGTCTTCTTGAGAAACTGATGGGTATCATAGTTATGACCAGACATCCAGGCTAACCCTTTCTTTAGAGAAATatcaagaaggaaagaagagtgggggggggggagagagagagaagtggagctGTCAGTGTGCTTCATGTTAAATAAAACCTACCAAGATTCAGCTGAGAATTTTAGCAGAATCCAAATGtgctagggagaaaaaaaaaggcatggctCCCATCTCCAAGGTTCACAGCTAAGCTGGCTTAGAATCACACATGccaaggttaaaaataaaaagcagccaTCCCTGAATGACACAGGCACCAGAAAGGAAGCCTGAGGTATGGCAGTttggtggaggagggaggaacagagaagGAAAGCCTGGCCTCAACATAGAGGTGTTTATGGGAGACACATTACCTAAAAGCTAAATGTTCAGAATTTTGCTATTTTGCACTTAAAAAGCACTTCACGATGGAAAAAGATTTCATAACGATCTTCATATTTCCCGTCGAGGAAACCCTGGCATGCAGTGAGTGTGGCTGACCTCAAGCAGGGCACTAGTGTTCAACGCTTCTGCAGTCTATCCCCTGGGTTCTGGTTCAGACAGTGTTTGCCCATAACTAGATGAAACACTCATGGGTCACCGTTCAGAAAACATGGTGGACCATCGGCATtggcatgaagccacacctgactGTGTGCCAAGAGTCCCTTGATTGACTCCACTACAGACAGTGTGTTTGCCTCTTGGGGACAGTATGTATCCCATCTCTTGCTCCTAACAATCATAGCTGCTGCTGGCCAGGGCTAGCTGAAAAGGGTGACAAGCCATTCCCATGGGTCCCCCTTCTTTGGAAACCAGAACTCTTTGTTACAGCATCATTAAGGTCATCTTTCTAATGAAACCATCCTTTGTCCAGTAAGCTTGTGAGTCTAGTGACTAAAGGGTTTCTTTTAtgcgaaaataaaaaaataaaaaaccagccTCAGCAACTGTCAGCCACCATGGTGACTCTCCACAATTCCATTACTATGCAGAACTGTCTAGAATGTCTTCAGGTAAATTCCATGACATCAGAAGTCCATACATCATCCTCCAGCCCCAAAGGCGCTCTGACTCAGCCCCTCTGTGGACCTATCCTGCGGTTCCTCACCACACAGGGTGTAGAAGGCCAATGGGCACTAAAGGACTGGAGAGTGAAGGCTGCCACCTCAGTGAAGCCTCATTCAGACACCACCCACTGGGTGAAACTGTAGCCAGCAGAAGTCCAAGGGAAGAGTGGACATTCTAGGCATGTCTGACTATCCCTAGGACTCATTCCATCTAGCCTTCCTTTTAAGTGTCTACCTGTCTTCCAAATCCCTCCTGTTGGTTGCTATTTTAAAAGCACCCGCCCCCAACGCTGTCATTTTTACATCTTTCAAACACTTTGAAAAAGTCTTGGCAGGCAAACAGGGCAAGAACTATTTCCCTGGCCCTGATGATGCATGGAGAAAGAGAGGCTGCCAGAGTTTGAGGAACTTGCTCAATCTCCTTGTCAGAGCCACGACGAAAATACaaggttccttcctttcttccaagcTCACTaacccagaactagggaggctaAGGGAGTGAGCCCCAGAAGGGTAGCAAATCTTTGCAGTTGAGACTGGCATCCTCAAAGGGGCAGACCTTGTTCCCTTTCTCATGGCAAGAACTCCGGGCACACTGTCATTTTGTTGGAAATACGGGACCCTAGCCAAGCAGGAACCACCCCAGACTGCCtttgtcctggcttccttttctcAGCGTCAGGTGCCACAGATCAGGGAAGAACAGCTTAGGGTCAGAGTAGGGCTGTGGTCAGATAACCCTCTGCCTTGGGCAAGCAGCCCCATCCGCCCTAAAAACTGGacaggcagccgggcggtggtggcgcacgcctttaatcccagcacttgagaggcagaggcaggcggatctctgtgagttcgagaccagcctggtctacaagagctagttccaggacaggctccaaaaccacagagaaaccctgtctcgaaaaaccaaaaaaaaaaaaaaaaaaaaaaactggacaggCAAACCAACCTTCCAGCCAGCACCTATGTTTGACTGGAAATGCCCCCTTTCCTATAGGGACCCCAGGGACAGGAAGGACTGCCCTGCCATTTGCACTTCAAAGAACCTCGTGTGGAACTAGTCTCCAGGAAGTTTGGGGTGGATCCCCCCACAGTAATAACCCACATTCCCTTGCCAGCTTAAGAATGCAAGCGGTGGCTCAAAGGATGGAGCGGACCTAGTAGAGTGGAGCTGTGGTGGCCCCCTTACCTGTACCAGTCCAGCCCTCGGCCGTAGTTCCTGTCGAAGAAGTGGGGCTCAGTGCCCAAGGCCCTCACGTCCGGATGCACACGGATAAACTCCAGCACCGCCCGGGTTCCCCCTTTCTTGACGCCCACAATGAGGGCTTGGGGCAGCCGTTTGGTGCCCACCTTCGGGGAGCTGGAGTGGTTGGACCCGGAGAGACGCGGTGCTGGAGCAGCGGCGGCCGGCGCGCTGGGAGCGCTGGGCTCACTGGGCGTCGGCCCCGGGGGATCACACGGGCGGGACTTCGCCAGAAGTTTCTGGCCGCTTGCGCTGGGGCTGCGGAGGCAGCGTGGCGCGCCGAGCAGGCGGCTCTGGCCCAGACCGTCGCAGCAGCACAGGAAGCTGTAACACAGGTAAGTGCAGGACAAGGACAACGTGAAGGCGAAGAGCAGCCTGCGCGCTCTCCGCGGCTGAGGTGGCCCCGCGCGGCCCAGGACCCTATAGGCCATAGCTCCATGGGCTCGCGCCGGGGGTCATGGTTTCTGAGGTGGCACCTGCGGCGGAGCTCCTGTGTGGCCCTGCGGTCGCCTAGAGGGCTCTCGTGGCGCTTTCCCCGCCGTGCGGGTCAGGCATAGTGGACGCAGTCTCCTCCGAGGGTTGCTGACCTGGGCGAGCACCGTGCCCGGGGGTCCCGGGGACGGTGACTCCTCGGGGACCGGGTGGCTGCATTGCCAGCATCTCCCGGTGCTAAGCGATGGGGGCTCCGGGTAGCGGGGCGGCTCCTGGCACTCTTCAGCTCTCACGCGGGTCGGGTTCTGAGCGCGCCCAGCTCCCGAAGCCCCATTCCGGATGCTCGGAGCGCCTTTCAGGGGACGCTCGGTGGCCGCGCGGCTGTGCCGGCGGGAGGATGCGCGGACCGGACGGTGGCGCTGGCGCCGGCCGCGATCAGGCTCCTCGGGAAATGCCGAGTGGAGCGCGCTGCCGGCTCTATTTAAGGAGTCGCCTGACGTCAGCCGCGCGGGTCCCCCGAGCCCGCGCCGCGCCCGGGGACCTGGCCCGCCCCTTGCACCCCCACTCTCTTATTCCGCTCAGGTACAACACTGCCCTAGGCCCTCCCCATGCGGACTGCTCCCTAAAGAGTCTTGACCAGCTTGGAGCGGTGAGGGGAGGGTGACCAGGTACACTGTGTACTCCTGTGGGAGTCTGGACACCCCCACCACTCTGGCCTCTTGACACCTGAGTAGAAATTATACCAATACCCACCCAAGACATAGACTTGGGTGCTGATGCAAACACCCAACCCTGATACTCGGTTCCACTACACTCACCCACACATGCACGATGCACGCACAGGAGGAGCAAGCTCACCCTAATCCGGACACACCCCAACATCCCACAGAGGGTGGTGAAGAATACCCCTAACACCAGCCTAGGAACACAACAAGGACACCCCCCATCCCCAGTCATCTCCTTGGACCAATACACACAGCCTGGAATCTGACTTCGCGCAGTATGCGTACACGCCTGGGACCCGGGCGCACACTGTAAAACGGATGGGTGGAGGAACAGAGCATGAGTGAGATTCCGTGACTAGTTCCCAAGCCCCCTAGCACCCGCGCGCTGACTCACACCCAAGCGTCTTGCTCTGTCTCGCACCCATAGAGCAAAAACCTCCACCCGACTCGCACACCACCTATCCCGCTCCATTCCCCGCTGCcccctctccccgccccctcGCCCCGAGCCTGTAAGGAAAAGGAGCCCCAGAGCCGCAGATTTATTCATCTCTTGGCGGCCGCCCCCTAGCGGTGGACTGCTCCCCGGGGAGCTGTCCAGGGTACCAGATGCTCTATAAGGGCCGGCGTGTAGCTGGTTTCTTCACAGTGAACATTTCCCAGTGGCTAACCCCAGAAAATGCTTGCATGCGAAACCCCGGTACTGTCTTGAGAGGTCACACTAGTACCTGGTTAGAACCCTGCATCCCAGGTGGGAATGCTGTCCCCTAATCGCGATACCAATGTTCCCAAAGTGTAGACTCTCACAAGATGGCTGAATGACCCCTCCACCACTCTCAGTTTATGTCAGGCTACTGATAACTTACTTCAGGGCAAggtctgtgtattttttttcccgagacaggatATCACTGTGttgctttagtgcctgtcctggagctagctcttgtagaccaggctggcctcaaactcgcagagatctgcttgcctctacctcctgaatgctgggattaaaggcgggcgccaccactacccagctggtCTGTGTATTCTTGCTCAAACTAGGAAATACATTTTCTCCTCAAGCCATGCCTATCCCTAGAAAACTTAGACCAGACTCTCTACTGTAGGCACTAGCATATTCCCTcctgctttcatttcttcttcttcatcttcttctaaAGATAATCTGATGCCAGGATGTgttagcacacgcctttaatccaagcactcagaaggtagaagcaggtgatctctgtgagttcgaggccagcctggtctacagagtgagttccaggacaggttccaaagctacaaggaaacactgtctcaaaaaaccaaccaaacaaaaatgacctgagttcaattagaCATTCCCATGACAGCTGGGTGTAGGGCCattcactggagcatgggcagCTTACCAGTAGCCACAACCTCTGAAGAAAAAGGGTTCCCCAAgggccatcaactgccaatagctgcTCAGCCAGGAGTGGGGCCTCAGgagttccttctccctctctcctgggacattgactggcttgatcttgtgtggATTTTGTGCAGGTGACCAATGACATTGTGAGTTCAGGGGTTCAAGGGTGTTGACATTTTCAGAAAGTACCATTTCATAGGTCTTCTCCCCATCTTCCAGCTCTAACCCTCTTACATCCCCCTCTTCCGCAATGTTCTCGGAGCCTTGGGAAGCACGTGATAGAGATGTCCTTTTCAGGGCCGAACGCTCATAGCCACTTATTCTCAACGCTTTGACCAGTTATCAATCTCTGCAGTAATCACTGCCTACCGCGAATGGAGGCTTCTCTGGCGGAGGCTGCACAGACCAACGCCTATTTCTCCAAGTGTACTCTGCACTTTAGAATCTTAATTCTGGCAATTGCTAGCATGTATCAAGTGCCATAATGAACAAACTACTTAAAGGCTTTACCTCATTTATCTTTGGAGATAGGTATTATTATAGGCATTATTGTAAGTCCTAATTTACAGAGAGTGGAAAGAGGTTAAATAAACACATACTCAGTAATTGGCAGAGCTAGGATTAAACCCAGACAGTCTGGCTCCAAGATTCAAGGTTTTAAAATTACAGAGCTCTGAAGCTTCCGAACTTCCTTTGAGGAGTATTCACATAATTCCATCCCAGGCTACTCTCCTGGATAGGAATGATTTTGTCTAGATTGCTATTAAAATCTGGTACCCAGGACTGGATGACAATTCTAGACGTAGAATGAAAAGTTCAACAGGATCTCTGGTAAATTCTATTTCTAGTAATCCCACCTAAGACTTCCcccttcccatttttttcttgtaGCTACATCACACTGCTAACATCTCCAGCTTGCCACCACGTAACATCTCCAAGTGTTTCCTACAAGTGCTGGTGATTAAGGCATAGCTACCCCCTACTGTACTTGCACAGTGgacttaaaggggaaaaaaaagacctaaCATGTAGGTCCTTACACATTTGACCTGATTAAATTTCATCTCGTCTCTTCAGTTCATGGctacagtcattttttttttcaaatgtctgCTTGAATCTCAGGTCATGACTTAGCTTTCATATTCTTGAAAAAAATGGGAAGATTAAAttcacactttattttttgagaattttagagATTGATTCCTAGTCTTTGTACAGCGAGGAACACACTACCACCGAGCTGCATTTCCAGCTCTTGGCTTTACTTTTGATTCTCTGTGTCTGCTGGGCGGGTGTTTTGCCCTCTCTAAGCCACAGTTTCTTTAATCTGCAAAATGGGGCCGCTATGAGCAAGCGCAGAAGCCTCACAGCACTAAGGCTGTAACTCTGTAGTTATATGACTTCCCTTTCCAAAGCAGGAGCCCGTCTCTTGGCACTATGTCACCTCCACATCTGATTACAATTTAATTAATTCTCCACTCaaattgttaataaaaatgtcaaaacagATATGCTGAAAGGGGTTCTAGTGCGAGCTTTCAAGAGTTCTTCACATCACCAGCCTGCTATTTCAGCACTCCATTGTTAAAATCGCAGGGTTGGATGCAGTGTAATCCACCGCGGCACACCTTTTCCTTAGGAAAACGAGCCCTGGACACAGCTAGACCTTGTCATTTTGTACTTGCTTCCATTTG of the Chionomys nivalis chromosome 8, mChiNiv1.1, whole genome shotgun sequence genome contains:
- the LOC130879488 gene encoding heterogeneous nuclear ribonucleoprotein A3-like isoform X1 produces the protein MEDHDPKEPEQLRKLFIGGLSFENTDDSLREHFEKWGTLTDCVVMRDPQTKRSGGFGFVTYSCVEEVDAAMCARPHKVDGRVVEPKRLVSREDSVKPGAHLTVKKIFVGGIKEDTEEYNLRNYFEKYGKIETIEVMEDRQSGKKRGFAFVTFDDHDPVDKIVVQKYHTINGHNCEVKKALSKQEMQSAGSQRGCGGGSGNFMGRGGDFGGGGGNLGHGGNFGGRGGYGGGGGGSRGSYGGGDGGYNEFGGDGGNYGGGPGYSSRGGYGGGGPGYGNQGGGYGGGGGGGYDGYNEGGNFGGGNYGGGSCNDSGNYSGHQQSNYGPMKGGSFGGRSSGSPHGGGYGSGGGSGGYGSRRF
- the LOC130879488 gene encoding heterogeneous nuclear ribonucleoprotein A3-like isoform X2, which gives rise to MEDHDPKEPEQLRKLFIGGLSFENTDDSLREHFEKWGTLTDCVVMRDPQTKRSGGFGFVTYSCVEEVDAAMCARPHKVDGRVVEPKRLVSREDSVKPGAHLTVKKIFVGGIKEDTEEYNLRNYFEKYGKIETIEVMEDRQSGKKRGFAFVTFDDHDPVDKIVVQKYHTINGHNCEVKKALSKQEMQSAGSQRGCGGGSGNFMGRGGDFGGGGGNLGHGGNFGGRGGYGGGGGGSRGSYGGGDGGYNEFGGDGNYGGGSCNDSGNYSGHQQSNYGPMKGGSFGGRSSGSPHGGGYGSGGGSGGYGSRRF